One window of Nocardia nova SH22a genomic DNA carries:
- a CDS encoding TetR/AcrR family transcriptional regulator has product MANGRQSAVRELDVLSAAYACFTRHGLHRTTMEDIARELRRTRPVVYRFVTDKNDAFRKVAANMLKTATAAAGDAARRDGTVAERVFGILDVKLGVAVKLHRDSPHHAEALLAEDTRLIADLAQDYIQALTDLTVGVLVETLPVAVARERTDILLALTRGLESDLKDPDRARRLLREAIVLICPEIADRPP; this is encoded by the coding sequence ATGGCAAACGGTCGGCAATCGGCGGTGCGGGAGTTGGACGTGCTGTCGGCTGCCTACGCCTGCTTCACGCGTCACGGGCTGCATCGGACCACGATGGAAGACATCGCGCGTGAACTCCGGCGCACCAGGCCGGTCGTGTACCGCTTCGTCACGGACAAGAACGACGCATTCCGCAAAGTGGCCGCGAACATGCTCAAGACGGCCACCGCCGCCGCCGGTGACGCCGCGCGCAGGGACGGCACGGTGGCCGAACGTGTCTTCGGCATCCTCGACGTCAAGCTCGGCGTCGCCGTCAAACTTCATCGTGACAGCCCGCATCATGCCGAGGCGCTGCTGGCGGAGGACACCCGTCTGATCGCCGACCTGGCGCAGGACTACATACAGGCCCTGACCGACCTCACTGTCGGGGTGCTCGTGGAAACGTTGCCGGTGGCGGTCGCTCGCGAGCGCACCGACATCCTGCTCGCTCTCACCCGAGGCCTGGAATCCGATCTGAAAGACCCCGACCGGGCCCGCCGGCTTCTCCGTGAGGCCATCGTGTTGATCTGCCCGGAAATTGCCGATCGACCCCCGTAG
- a CDS encoding alpha/beta fold hydrolase, producing the protein MKHTSESATLYSEQSAWRDLQQFLPERLRLESEADMPTEEFWEWRGNNIHLDRYPKPEAPAKVILHHGVGTNGRQMNLILGKTLADRGWEVTALDNLGYGLTQVLQSDTFGYDDWIQMVTDYLAHEKTRDDRPIVLYGLSAGGMVTYDVAAHAPRGTLSGIVGMTFLDQRRKEVWQATAHDKFSATVGTKGIEMLAHSPMKGMEYPMAMASKMSALCNDEDAMKVFLADKTSAGNVATMKFLDTYHTYAPDIEPPDFDICPILHTQPAEDRWTPLELSKPVLDPIDKVPVKLVMLENAGHYPLEEPGLTRMQESIDAFVREVTGTNP; encoded by the coding sequence ATGAAGCACACATCAGAATCCGCCACCCTCTACAGTGAGCAGTCCGCTTGGCGCGACCTGCAGCAGTTCCTTCCGGAACGCCTGCGCCTCGAATCGGAGGCCGATATGCCCACCGAGGAGTTCTGGGAGTGGCGCGGCAACAATATCCACCTGGACCGCTACCCGAAACCGGAGGCCCCGGCGAAGGTGATCCTGCACCACGGTGTCGGCACCAACGGCCGCCAGATGAACTTGATCCTCGGCAAAACCCTGGCCGATCGCGGCTGGGAGGTCACCGCCCTCGACAACCTCGGTTACGGCCTGACCCAGGTGTTGCAGAGCGACACCTTCGGTTACGACGACTGGATCCAGATGGTCACCGACTATCTGGCCCACGAGAAGACCCGCGACGACCGCCCGATCGTGCTCTACGGCCTGTCCGCCGGTGGCATGGTGACATATGACGTCGCCGCGCACGCGCCACGGGGAACACTGAGCGGGATCGTCGGGATGACCTTTCTCGACCAACGCCGCAAGGAAGTGTGGCAGGCGACCGCGCACGACAAGTTCAGTGCCACCGTCGGAACCAAGGGCATCGAGATGCTCGCCCACTCGCCGATGAAGGGCATGGAATACCCGATGGCGATGGCATCGAAGATGAGCGCACTGTGCAATGACGAGGACGCGATGAAAGTCTTTCTGGCGGACAAGACTTCGGCGGGCAACGTGGCCACGATGAAATTCCTCGACACCTACCACACCTACGCCCCCGATATCGAACCGCCGGACTTCGACATCTGCCCGATCCTGCACACCCAGCCCGCCGAGGACCGCTGGACGCCATTGGAATTGAGCAAACCGGTCCTCGACCCCATCGACAAGGTGCCGGTGAAACTGGTGATGCTGGAGAACGCCGGGCACTACCCGCTCGAGGAACCGGGCCTGACCCGGATGCAGGAATCCATCGACGCGTTCGTCCGCGAGGTCACCGGAACGAATCCCTGA
- a CDS encoding YhgE/Pip domain-containing protein, translating to MTNSAESDTPGKRRSHVRVWLPPAVVVSLLMALLATMYMAYVVDPAEHLHDFPVALVDQDTGDVINGQRADVGRQISDALVQQIPADKVDLRVLGINAAQQQLDSARVYGAIVIPSDFTKRLGIFATASVVPGDVSQPRIAIYTNPRTGTSGAQIVQNIAETALKQANDAVGRQLTTMVNTQLQAPGGGAAQPAGLSRLMLAEPIDVAVTPYHPLPAGTGNGLTAFFYTVMVLLAGFTGAMVINGMVDSSLGFAPTEFGPWYQHRPSIQISRLRTLLVKWAVIAGVAPVVSGIFMSIGYGLGMPIARPLLLFLYTTFAIVAVGVTALSIVSALGTMGLLVNLVLFIVLGLPSSGGTVPVEAIPKSLAWLANFEPMHQVYLGVRAILYFDGDGAAGLSRSAWMTLLGLSVGLVLGAVVTGIYDRKELHRAPASGR from the coding sequence ATGACCAACTCGGCGGAATCCGATACGCCCGGCAAGCGGCGCTCGCACGTGCGGGTCTGGCTGCCGCCGGCCGTGGTGGTGTCGCTGCTCATGGCCTTGCTGGCCACCATGTACATGGCGTACGTGGTGGATCCTGCCGAACATCTGCACGACTTTCCCGTCGCGCTGGTCGATCAGGACACCGGGGATGTGATCAACGGGCAGCGGGCGGATGTGGGTAGACAGATCAGTGACGCTCTCGTGCAACAGATTCCGGCGGACAAGGTCGACTTGCGCGTGCTCGGAATCAACGCGGCCCAGCAGCAGTTGGATTCCGCACGGGTGTACGGCGCGATAGTCATACCGAGCGACTTCACCAAGCGACTGGGCATATTCGCCACCGCGAGCGTTGTTCCGGGAGATGTCAGCCAGCCCCGGATCGCGATATACACGAATCCGAGGACCGGAACGTCCGGAGCGCAGATCGTGCAGAACATCGCGGAAACGGCGTTGAAGCAGGCCAACGACGCGGTCGGCAGGCAACTCACCACCATGGTGAATACCCAGCTGCAAGCGCCCGGCGGCGGCGCCGCACAGCCGGCCGGGCTGAGCCGGTTGATGCTGGCCGAGCCCATCGACGTTGCCGTGACGCCGTACCATCCGTTGCCCGCCGGCACCGGCAACGGGCTCACCGCCTTCTTCTACACGGTGATGGTTCTGCTGGCCGGATTCACCGGTGCGATGGTGATCAACGGAATGGTCGATTCGTCGTTGGGGTTCGCGCCTACCGAGTTCGGTCCCTGGTACCAGCACCGTCCCTCCATACAGATTTCGCGATTGCGAACGCTGCTGGTGAAGTGGGCCGTCATTGCCGGTGTCGCCCCGGTCGTCTCCGGCATCTTCATGTCCATCGGATATGGGCTCGGAATGCCCATCGCCCGCCCGCTTCTGTTGTTTCTGTACACCACATTCGCGATCGTCGCGGTCGGTGTCACCGCATTGTCGATCGTGTCGGCGCTGGGCACCATGGGGTTGCTGGTCAACCTCGTTCTGTTCATCGTGCTGGGTCTGCCGTCGTCCGGAGGGACCGTGCCGGTCGAAGCGATCCCGAAATCCCTTGCGTGGCTGGCGAATTTCGAACCGATGCACCAGGTGTATCTCGGTGTGCGCGCGATCCTGTACTTCGACGGCGACGGTGCGGCGGGGTTGAGCCGTTCGGCCTGGATGACCCTGCTGGGGCTGTCGGTCGGGCTCGTCCTCGGTGCGGTGGTGACCGGAATCTACGATCGCAAGGAACTGCACCGCGCACCGGCGTCCGGTCGGTGA